One genomic region from Quercus robur chromosome 4, dhQueRobu3.1, whole genome shotgun sequence encodes:
- the LOC126722824 gene encoding G-type lectin S-receptor-like serine/threonine-protein kinase LECRK1 produces MASATALFHNHLLVFVITLLVPAIAQVNTNVSVGSALFATDDNSTWTSPSGDFSFGFRRLPGQQDQFLLAIWFAKIPDKTIVWSANGRHPAERESKVELNTAGQLVLEAPGGWELWRSNYNDNPHVSNGAMLDTGNFVITSKNSSIIWNSFDIPTNTMLPTQVLGFGSSLFSTMSEKSYRVGKFHLRFRQQNISNSSYDLILNQIGVYTQNTYGAYYAELNVTELIMDKSGYLLVKSSRGAISNLSSEGEVLRTDSDSYYRATLDFDGVFRLYTHPKNFTGDQTWSATRYAPENICLDILDTFGSGPCGYNSICSLRAYGKPECQCAPGFSLLDVNNKYSGCKQDDVSYMHECSEMGTVISEDQFEILEMENADWPLTAYEKLEPTTEFECKKSCLHDCYCAVAIFQDPKYNNGTGRCWKKRLPLSNGRYDRSAVDRKALFKILKLNSSSQNPTNPNPGQGKQNQATLILAVLLGTSVFFNFFSVAAISLVFFCLWQGKLPHFYRTLHTKDLDMNLRSFTYKDLEEATSGFKEELGRCSFGAVYKGVLVSSHSKYVAVKKLDKMIKEGEREFKTEVTVIGQTHHRNLVRLLGYCDEGEHRILVYEFMYNGSLSSFLFGVIRPSWQQRMQIALGIARGLMYLHEECSLQIIHCDIKPQNILLDDFFIAKISDFGLAKLLMNQQTRTLTGIRGTKGYVAPEWFRNTPVSVKVDVYSFGVMLLEIVCCRRCVEVEMERAAILTEWAYDCYSKGKVERLVENDEEAISDMKWVKKLVMVAIWCVQDVPLLRPSMREVTHMLEGILEISAPPCPFLYSSTS; encoded by the coding sequence ATGGCTTCAGCAACTGCTCTTTTTCACAATCATTTGCTTGTCTTTGTCATCACTCTCCTGGTTCCTGCAATAGCTCAAGTTAATACCAACGTAAGTGTGGGTTCAGCTCTCTTTGCCACTGATGATAACTCCACGTGGACTTCACCATCTGGTGATTTTTCATTTGGATTCCGCCGCCTTCCAGGTCAACAAGATCAGTTCCTTCTTGCTATCTGGTTTGCTAAGATACCAGATAAAACTATAGTTTGGTCTGCAAACGGACGCCATCCAGCAGAGAGAGAATCAAAAGTTGAGCTTAACACAGCTGGACAGCTTGTACTCGAAGCACCAGGTGGATGGGAGTTGTGGAGGTCCAACTACAATGACAACCCTCATGTATCAAATGGGGCTATGCTAGACACTGGGAATTTTGTTATAACAAGCAAAAACTCCAGCATCATATGGAATAGCTTCGATATACCAACCAATACCATGTTACCAACCCAAGTATTGGGTTTTGGGAGCAGCCTTTTCTCTACCATGTCCGAAAAAAGCTACAGGGTGGGTAAATTTCATCTCCGTTTCagacaacaaaatatttcaaattccTCATACGATCTGATACTTAATCAAATAGGTGTCTACACCCAAAATACTTACGGAGCTTATTATGCTGAACTTAATGTTACTGAGCTGATCATGGATAAGTCAGGCTACCTTCTAGTCAAGAGTTCACGGGGAGCTATATCCAACCTTTCATCAGAGGGTGAGGTCTTGAGGACAGACTCAGACTCCTACTACAGGGCAACACTTGACTTTGATGGTGTTTTCAGACTCTATACTCACCCGAAGAATTTTACTGGAGACCAAACCTGGTCTGCAACTAGGTATGCTCCTGAAAACATCTGCCTGGATATTTTGGACACTTTTGGAAGTGGCCCTTGTGGTTATAATAGCATATGTTCACTGAGAGCTTATGGTAAGCCAGAGTGCCAATGCGCCCCGGGCTTCTCTCTCTTGGATGTAAATAACAAGTATAGTGGCTGCAAACAAGACGATGTAAGCTACATGCATGAATGTAGCGAGATGGGTACTGTGATTTCGGAAGATCAATTTGAAATCTTGGAGATGGAGAATGCTGATTGGCCATTAACTGCCTATGAAAAACTAGAACCCACAACAGAATTTGAATGCAAGAAATCTTGTCTGCACGATTGTTATTGTGCAGTTGCCATTTTCCAGGATCCGAAATATAATAATGGCACGGGAAGATGTTGGAAGAAGAGATTACCGCTTTCTAATGGGAGGTACGACCGCAGTGCCGTTGATAGAAAAGCTCTATTCAAGATATTGAAATTGAATAGCTCTTCACAGAATCCTACAAATCCAAATCCAGGCCAAGGAAAGCAGAATCAAGCAACATTGATCCTTGCAGTCCTCCTAGGTActtctgtattttttaatttcttttctgtaGCTGCAATTTCTCTAGTTTTCTTCTGTTTGTGGCAAGGAAAACTACCACATTTCTACAGAACCTTACATACAAAAGATCTTGATATGAATCTTCGTTCATTTACATACAAAGATCTTGAAGAAGCCACTAGTGGATTCAAAGAAGAATTGGGTAGGTGTTCTTTTGGCGCTGTTTATAAAGGGGTATTAGTATCAAGTCATAGCAAATATGTTGCTGTCAAGAAGCTAGACAAGATGATAAAGGAAGGTGAGAGGGAATTCAAAACTGAAGTAACTGTGATCGGCCAAACTCACCATAGGAATTTGGTACGGTTACTTGGCTATTGTGATGAAGGTGAACACCGAATTTTGGTGTACGAGTTTATGTACAATGGCTCATTGTCGAGTTTCCTATTTGGAGTAATAAGACCAAGTTGGCAACAAAGAATGCAAATTGCATTAGGAATTGCTAGAGGACTAATGTACTTACATGAAGAATGCAGCTTGCAAATCATTCATTGCGACATAAAGCCTCAAAACATActcttggatgatttttttatagCCAAAATTTCTGACTTTGGATTGGCAAAGCTTTTGATGAACCAACAAACCCGGACTCTCACTGGCATCCGGGGGACTAAAGGCTATGTTGCACCAGAATGGTTCAGGAACACACCTGTCTCAGTAAAGGtggatgtttatagttttggtgTCATGTTGTTGGAGATTGTTTGCTGCAGGAGATGTGTGGAAGTTGAGATGGAGAGGGCAGCAATACTTACAGAGTGGGCTTATGATTGCTATAGTAAAGGGAAAGTTGAAAGATTGGTGGAAAATGATGAAGAGGCTATTAGTGATATGAAGTGGGTGAAGAAGCTAGTAATGGTGGCAATTTGGTGTGTACAGGATGTGCCATTATTGAGGCCTTCCATGAGAGAAGTCACTCATATGCTAGAAGGAATTCTTGAGATTTCTGCACCTCCATGTCCTTTCCTCTACAGTTCAACGTCCTAA